GGTTCTGGTGGGATTCTGGTGAACCGCTTATGTCCTGTTAAAGCCTGCATTGAAGAGACTTTAGACCTGAAAAACCCCGCTTGCGGCGGGGCCAAGTATTGATCAATGCCAGGCATTAGAGGCTGGTTTATGAAATGTATGGGGTAAACGAAGGAGCAAAGTATTTCTCATTTGGCTGAGGCTGCAAGCTTGTAAGGCTTAGCCAGTCCCACTAATTCATTGTGAAATTCAGATGTTTTGCATCCATCAGAGTTTGGTTCAATTGCTGCAAGGCCACTCATTGCCACTGCACAATCCACCCGCCACGCCTTCTAGCTCCTCCGCTGAAACTCTAGCGGTTAGATTGAGTTGATCAGCTAAAACCGAAAATCCCTCTGCTTTGACAGTGTTAACAACTTCTGCTGTTGATTTTGCAGATTTGATCTTCTCCTGAAGGCTTATGTCCCCTTCTAGTTTTACGAGAATTGCATTGAGTTGTTCTTGAGTCATGGGTGTCTCCGAGTGGGACCTGCTCGTTCTATCCC
Above is a window of Synechococcus sp. BIOS-U3-1 DNA encoding:
- a CDS encoding Nif11-like leader peptide family RiPP precursor, which codes for MTQEQLNAILVKLEGDISLQEKIKSAKSTAEVVNTVKAEGFSVLADQLNLTARVSAEELEGVAGGLCSGNEWPCSN